Proteins from a single region of Cryptococcus neoformans var. grubii H99 chromosome 5, complete sequence:
- a CDS encoding vacuolar protein, variant 2 — MAGRHRGKSSKVGHFFGRIPLYFSYLILASGWLLFMLFVNLGEVLIKRREIGRFLEQVITFNTLFFLTVLSLITASLRSPGSPDQTLVPTSSAPGFSLIRPRQGRKQHPSKNDHLSVHPAVEKSKPQSNIKIKPPPSLKFLRNPQRVSSRLHKDRPSPLPLFKNQPYPSVPSTPDSPSTDDSDSCESDETGWSDLNSESESESDYSPFPLSPSPRNNDRDDDVDNDGDEGEHVRLLIVEKGHAQTHDNMSEKADSSTSTSMPRMDTSITATGKTQSRWCKQCNAWKPDRTHHCRHCHRCVLKNKPFLLFITYGTLLAIYITFETGYEVYLYLFYHLDHSASSHQNNLSSPSSPPVPISLQLGPAVSMMLLAMGIFITLSVGGLACFHWWLASENMTTLESITHSYPTSLLSPLPPSHDTSPSSPSPSASKLPYKQRQSLARKAQAINVYDLGWRRNLKQVFFASHSNHRVRGPDHPGDGRRCEDANKRMTIGMILGAMWPTNIGYDQSHPLAGHVFPYDPCALEQLKTLTEKLRSSTLTFDDKDACDACDRGDNGESASDVGSGCESEQGEDDVYQDEENAIGFGGKNKRYTVMDEKLTMPRPDKVDINKCSKETSVVPRKNRERGVNWFQV; from the exons ATGGCTGGGCGACACCGAGGAAAAAGCAGTAAAGTTGGTCACTTTTTTGGGCGGATACCTCTGTACT TCAGTTACCTAATCCTTGCGTCAGGATGGCTTCTATTCATGCTCTTCGTAAATCTCGGTGAGGTGCTCATCAAACGGCGCGAGATCGGTCGATTCCTCGAGCA GGTAATCACCTTTAACACCCTGTTCTTTCTCACTGTCCTGTCGCTTATCACCGCATCACTTCGATCTCCTGGCAGCCCTGACCAAACGCTCGTCCCAACCTCCTCTGCTCCTGGTTTTAGTTTGATCCGGCCAAGGCAAGGACGGAAGCAACATCCTTCAAAGAATGATCACTTGTCTGTTCACCCTGCAGTAGAAAAGTCCAAGCCCCAATCAAACATCAAGATTAAACCACCACCCTCTCTTAAATTCCTTCGTAATCCCCAACGGGTttcctctcgtctccaCAAAGATCGCCCCTCACCGCTTCCCCTTTTTAAAAATCAACCTTATCCGTCTGTACCATCTACTCCTGATTCTCCTTCGACGGATGACAGTGATAGCTGTGAAAGCGATGAGACGGGGTGGAGCGATTTGAATTCAGAGTCAGAATCGGAATCGGATTACTCCCCGTTCCCGCTTAGCCCGAGCCCACGAAACAACGATCGAGATGACGATGTAGATAATgacggagatgaaggggaaCATGTCCGGCTTTTAATCGTTGAAAAAGGGCATGCCCAAACCCATGACAATATGAGCGAAAAAGCCGActcttcaacatcaacCTCAATGCCAAGGATGGATACAAGCATCACTGCCACCGGTAAGACCCAGTCGAGGTGGTGTAAACAGTGCAACGCCTGGAAACCCGATCGGACACATCACTGTAGGCACTGCCATCGTTGCGTTCTCAAAA ACAaacccttcctcctcttcatcacatACGGCACCCTCCTCGCTATTTACATCACTTTCGAAACGGGCTACGAAGTGTACCTCTATTTGTTTTATCATCTTGACCATTCGGCATCCTCACATCAAAACAatctttcctccccttcttccccgcCCGTCCCCATCTCCTTGCAGCTCGGACCAGCAGTAAGCATGATGCTCCTCGCCATGGGTATATTCATCACACTCTCCGTCGGCGGGCTCGCATGTTTCCATTGGTGGTTAGCTTC AGAAAATATGACAACTCTCGAATCCATCACCCATTCATACCCCACCTCCCTCTTatctccccttccaccaAGCCACGACACGtcaccttcctctccctccccatcTGCGTCAAAACTACCATACAAACAACGCCAGTCCCTCGCCCGGAAAGCACAAGCGATAAACGTCTATGACCTCGGGTGGAGACGTAATCTGAAACAAGTCTTCTTTGCTAGTCATAGTAATCATCGTGTTCGAGGGCCCGACCATCCCGGTGATGGACGTCGGTGCGAAGATGCGAATAAAAGAATGACGATAGGGATGATATTGGGAGCGATGTGGCCGACTAACATCGGGTATGATCA ATCCCATCCTTTAGCGGGCCACGTTTTCCCATACGACCCTTGTGCCCTTGAACAACTGAAAACGTTGACTGAAAAACTGCGTTCGAGCACGCTTACGTTTGACGATAAGGATGCGTGCGATGCGTGCGACAGAGGGGATAATGGGGAGAGTGCAAGTGATGTTGGGAGTGGATGTGAGAGTGAGCAaggtgaggatgatgtaTACCAAGACGAAGAAAACGCAATCGGGTTTGGCGGTAAAAATAAGAGGTATACAGTAATGGACGAGAAACTTACCATGCCACGTCCAGATAAAGTGGACATCAACAAATGTTCCAAAGAAACGTCGGTCGTACCAAGGAAGAACCGCGAGAGGGGCGTTAACTGGTTTCAAGTTTGA
- a CDS encoding vacuolar protein, variant 1, which produces MAGRHRGKSSKVGHFFGRIPLYFSYLILASGWLLFMLFVNLGEVLIKRREIGRFLEQVITFNTLFFLTVLSLITASLRSPGSPDQTLVPTSSAPGFSLIRPRQGRKQHPSKNDHLSVHPAVEKSKPQSNIKIKPPPSLKFLRNPQRVSSRLHKDRPSPLPLFKNQPYPSVPSTPDSPSTDDSDSCESDETGWSDLNSESESESDYSPFPLSPSPRNNDRDDDVDNDGDEGEHVRLLIVEKGHAQTHDNMSEKADSSTSTSMPRMDTSITATGKTQSRWCKQCNAWKPDRTHHCRHCHRCVLKMDHHCPWVGTCVGYRNYKPFLLFITYGTLLAIYITFETGYEVYLYLFYHLDHSASSHQNNLSSPSSPPVPISLQLGPAVSMMLLAMGIFITLSVGGLACFHWWLASENMTTLESITHSYPTSLLSPLPPSHDTSPSSPSPSASKLPYKQRQSLARKAQAINVYDLGWRRNLKQVFFASHSNHRVRGPDHPGDGRRCEDANKRMTIGMILGAMWPTNIGYDQSHPLAGHVFPYDPCALEQLKTLTEKLRSSTLTFDDKDACDACDRGDNGESASDVGSGCESEQGEDDVYQDEENAIGFGGKNKRYTVMDEKLTMPRPDKVDINKCSKETSVVPRKNRERGVNWFQV; this is translated from the exons ATGGCTGGGCGACACCGAGGAAAAAGCAGTAAAGTTGGTCACTTTTTTGGGCGGATACCTCTGTACT TCAGTTACCTAATCCTTGCGTCAGGATGGCTTCTATTCATGCTCTTCGTAAATCTCGGTGAGGTGCTCATCAAACGGCGCGAGATCGGTCGATTCCTCGAGCA GGTAATCACCTTTAACACCCTGTTCTTTCTCACTGTCCTGTCGCTTATCACCGCATCACTTCGATCTCCTGGCAGCCCTGACCAAACGCTCGTCCCAACCTCCTCTGCTCCTGGTTTTAGTTTGATCCGGCCAAGGCAAGGACGGAAGCAACATCCTTCAAAGAATGATCACTTGTCTGTTCACCCTGCAGTAGAAAAGTCCAAGCCCCAATCAAACATCAAGATTAAACCACCACCCTCTCTTAAATTCCTTCGTAATCCCCAACGGGTttcctctcgtctccaCAAAGATCGCCCCTCACCGCTTCCCCTTTTTAAAAATCAACCTTATCCGTCTGTACCATCTACTCCTGATTCTCCTTCGACGGATGACAGTGATAGCTGTGAAAGCGATGAGACGGGGTGGAGCGATTTGAATTCAGAGTCAGAATCGGAATCGGATTACTCCCCGTTCCCGCTTAGCCCGAGCCCACGAAACAACGATCGAGATGACGATGTAGATAATgacggagatgaaggggaaCATGTCCGGCTTTTAATCGTTGAAAAAGGGCATGCCCAAACCCATGACAATATGAGCGAAAAAGCCGActcttcaacatcaacCTCAATGCCAAGGATGGATACAAGCATCACTGCCACCGGTAAGACCCAGTCGAGGTGGTGTAAACAGTGCAACGCCTGGAAACCCGATCGGACACATCACTGTAGGCACTGCCATCGTTGCGTTCTCAAAA TGGACCATCATTGTCCCTGGGTAGGGACATGTGTCGGGTACCGTAACT ACAaacccttcctcctcttcatcacatACGGCACCCTCCTCGCTATTTACATCACTTTCGAAACGGGCTACGAAGTGTACCTCTATTTGTTTTATCATCTTGACCATTCGGCATCCTCACATCAAAACAatctttcctccccttcttccccgcCCGTCCCCATCTCCTTGCAGCTCGGACCAGCAGTAAGCATGATGCTCCTCGCCATGGGTATATTCATCACACTCTCCGTCGGCGGGCTCGCATGTTTCCATTGGTGGTTAGCTTC AGAAAATATGACAACTCTCGAATCCATCACCCATTCATACCCCACCTCCCTCTTatctccccttccaccaAGCCACGACACGtcaccttcctctccctccccatcTGCGTCAAAACTACCATACAAACAACGCCAGTCCCTCGCCCGGAAAGCACAAGCGATAAACGTCTATGACCTCGGGTGGAGACGTAATCTGAAACAAGTCTTCTTTGCTAGTCATAGTAATCATCGTGTTCGAGGGCCCGACCATCCCGGTGATGGACGTCGGTGCGAAGATGCGAATAAAAGAATGACGATAGGGATGATATTGGGAGCGATGTGGCCGACTAACATCGGGTATGATCA ATCCCATCCTTTAGCGGGCCACGTTTTCCCATACGACCCTTGTGCCCTTGAACAACTGAAAACGTTGACTGAAAAACTGCGTTCGAGCACGCTTACGTTTGACGATAAGGATGCGTGCGATGCGTGCGACAGAGGGGATAATGGGGAGAGTGCAAGTGATGTTGGGAGTGGATGTGAGAGTGAGCAaggtgaggatgatgtaTACCAAGACGAAGAAAACGCAATCGGGTTTGGCGGTAAAAATAAGAGGTATACAGTAATGGACGAGAAACTTACCATGCCACGTCCAGATAAAGTGGACATCAACAAATGTTCCAAAGAAACGTCGGTCGTACCAAGGAAGAACCGCGAGAGGGGCGTTAACTGGTTTCAAGTTTGA
- a CDS encoding vacuolar protein, whose product MAGRHRGKSSKVGHFFGRIPLYFSYLILASGWLLFMLFVNLGEVLIKRREIGRFLEQVITFNTLFFLTVLSLITASLRSPGSPDQTLVPTSSAPGFSLIRPRQGRKQHPSKNDHLSVHPAVEKSKPQSNIKIKPPPSLKFLRNPQRVSSRLHKDRPSPLPLFKNQPYPSVPSTPDSPSTDDSDSCESDETGWSDLNSESESESDYSPFPLSPSPRNNDRDDDVDNDGDEGEHVRLLIVEKGHAQTHDNMSEKADSSTSTSMPRMDTSITATGKTQSRWCKQCNAWKPDRTHHCRHCHRCVLKILVIVDHHCPWVGTCVGYRNYKPFLLFITYGTLLAIYITFETGYEVYLYLFYHLDHSASSHQNNLSSPSSPPVPISLQLGPAVSMMLLAMGIFITLSVGGLACFHWWLASENMTTLESITHSYPTSLLSPLPPSHDTSPSSPSPSASKLPYKQRQSLARKAQAINVYDLGWRRNLKQVFFASHSNHRVRGPDHPGDGRRCEDANKRMTIGMILGAMWPTNIGYDQSHPLAGHVFPYDPCALEQLKTLTEKLRSSTLTFDDKDACDACDRGDNGESASDVGSGCESEQGEDDVYQDEENAIGFGGKNKRYTVMDEKLTMPRPDKVDINKCSKETSVVPRKNRERGVNWFQV is encoded by the exons ATGGCTGGGCGACACCGAGGAAAAAGCAGTAAAGTTGGTCACTTTTTTGGGCGGATACCTCTGTACT TCAGTTACCTAATCCTTGCGTCAGGATGGCTTCTATTCATGCTCTTCGTAAATCTCGGTGAGGTGCTCATCAAACGGCGCGAGATCGGTCGATTCCTCGAGCA GGTAATCACCTTTAACACCCTGTTCTTTCTCACTGTCCTGTCGCTTATCACCGCATCACTTCGATCTCCTGGCAGCCCTGACCAAACGCTCGTCCCAACCTCCTCTGCTCCTGGTTTTAGTTTGATCCGGCCAAGGCAAGGACGGAAGCAACATCCTTCAAAGAATGATCACTTGTCTGTTCACCCTGCAGTAGAAAAGTCCAAGCCCCAATCAAACATCAAGATTAAACCACCACCCTCTCTTAAATTCCTTCGTAATCCCCAACGGGTttcctctcgtctccaCAAAGATCGCCCCTCACCGCTTCCCCTTTTTAAAAATCAACCTTATCCGTCTGTACCATCTACTCCTGATTCTCCTTCGACGGATGACAGTGATAGCTGTGAAAGCGATGAGACGGGGTGGAGCGATTTGAATTCAGAGTCAGAATCGGAATCGGATTACTCCCCGTTCCCGCTTAGCCCGAGCCCACGAAACAACGATCGAGATGACGATGTAGATAATgacggagatgaaggggaaCATGTCCGGCTTTTAATCGTTGAAAAAGGGCATGCCCAAACCCATGACAATATGAGCGAAAAAGCCGActcttcaacatcaacCTCAATGCCAAGGATGGATACAAGCATCACTGCCACCGGTAAGACCCAGTCGAGGTGGTGTAAACAGTGCAACGCCTGGAAACCCGATCGGACACATCACTGTAGGCACTGCCATCGTTGCGTTCTCAAAA TACTTGTTATAGTGGACCATCATTGTCCCTGGGTAGGGACATGTGTCGGGTACCGTAACT ACAaacccttcctcctcttcatcacatACGGCACCCTCCTCGCTATTTACATCACTTTCGAAACGGGCTACGAAGTGTACCTCTATTTGTTTTATCATCTTGACCATTCGGCATCCTCACATCAAAACAatctttcctccccttcttccccgcCCGTCCCCATCTCCTTGCAGCTCGGACCAGCAGTAAGCATGATGCTCCTCGCCATGGGTATATTCATCACACTCTCCGTCGGCGGGCTCGCATGTTTCCATTGGTGGTTAGCTTC AGAAAATATGACAACTCTCGAATCCATCACCCATTCATACCCCACCTCCCTCTTatctccccttccaccaAGCCACGACACGtcaccttcctctccctccccatcTGCGTCAAAACTACCATACAAACAACGCCAGTCCCTCGCCCGGAAAGCACAAGCGATAAACGTCTATGACCTCGGGTGGAGACGTAATCTGAAACAAGTCTTCTTTGCTAGTCATAGTAATCATCGTGTTCGAGGGCCCGACCATCCCGGTGATGGACGTCGGTGCGAAGATGCGAATAAAAGAATGACGATAGGGATGATATTGGGAGCGATGTGGCCGACTAACATCGGGTATGATCA ATCCCATCCTTTAGCGGGCCACGTTTTCCCATACGACCCTTGTGCCCTTGAACAACTGAAAACGTTGACTGAAAAACTGCGTTCGAGCACGCTTACGTTTGACGATAAGGATGCGTGCGATGCGTGCGACAGAGGGGATAATGGGGAGAGTGCAAGTGATGTTGGGAGTGGATGTGAGAGTGAGCAaggtgaggatgatgtaTACCAAGACGAAGAAAACGCAATCGGGTTTGGCGGTAAAAATAAGAGGTATACAGTAATGGACGAGAAACTTACCATGCCACGTCCAGATAAAGTGGACATCAACAAATGTTCCAAAGAAACGTCGGTCGTACCAAGGAAGAACCGCGAGAGGGGCGTTAACTGGTTTCAAGTTTGA